A single genomic interval of Musa acuminata AAA Group cultivar baxijiao chromosome BXJ3-4, Cavendish_Baxijiao_AAA, whole genome shotgun sequence harbors:
- the LOC135635411 gene encoding ras-related protein RABB1c-like codes for MSYDYLFKYIIIGDTCVGKSCILLQFTDKRFQAIHDLTIGVDYGAKMISIEDKPIKLCIWDTAGQETFRSITRSYYRGAVAALLVYDITRRRTFDHLADWLEDARRHANADMTIVLIGNKSDLARKRAVSTEEGEQFAKDHGLMFMEASARSGENVEEAFLSTAEIIYKRIRDGQYDVSNESCGIKIGEGGTQHPCGERSLSSSRYDSCCS; via the exons ATGTCGTACGACTACCTCTTCAAgtacatcatcatcggtgacacaT GTGTGGGGAAGTCATGCATTCTTTTGCAGTTCACTGACAAGCGTTTCCAAGCTATCCATGACCTGACTATTGGTGTGGATTATGGAGCTAAAATGATAAGCATCGAGGACAAGCCTATCAAGCTGTGCATATGGGACACT GCTGGCCAAGAAACTTTCAGGTCGATTACGAGATCCTACTACAGAGGTGCTGTTGCTGCCCTGCTTGTTTATGACATCACAAG GAGGAGGACATTTGACCATCTCGCGGACTGGCTGGAAGATGCAAGGCGACATGCCAATGCTGATATGACAATTGTGCTGATTGGCAACAAAAGTGACCTGGCTCGAAAAAGAGCAGTCAGCACTGAGGAAGGAGAACAGTTTGCCAAAGATCATGGCTTGATGTTCATGGAAGCCTCTGCAAGGAgtggagagaatgttgaggag GCATTTCTTAGCACTGCAGAAATAATATACAAGAGAATCCGGGATGGACAATATGATGTTTCAAATGAG TCTTGTGGAATCAAAATTGGCGAGGGAGGAACACAACATCCATGTGGGGAAAGGAGTCTCTCTTCTTCTAGATATGATTCTTGCTGTAGCTGA
- the LOC135634540 gene encoding DNA oxidative demethylase ALKBH2-like isoform X2 — translation MSSRIRFVEIADANPNPSGSRDKQVIDLGDGSEVVYIPRFISRDQAWEWCEYLDKEIPWTRPSIHVFGRSCLQPRETCYIADEGLAAMRYSGYQPNAYSWDDYPILKDILKAVYEALPGSKFNTVLLNRYKSGSDYVAWHSDEDKLYGSTPEIASVSFGCEREFLLRKKPSKKPATISLCCNACASLQRCTSIKWETTQGQYRTACFCSKAWIFVTDERLHPTRLGSFGAQAHESRFC, via the exons ATGAGTTCGAGGATTCGATTCGTCGAAATCGCGGacgctaaccctaaccctagcggtAGCAGAGATAAGCAAGTGATCGATCTCGGCGACGGCAGCGAGGTCGTCTACATACCTCGATTTATTTCCCGCGATCAGGCGTGGGAATGGTGCGAGTATCTCGACAAAGAGATCCCGTGGACGAGACCCTCGATCCACGTCTTTGGGAGGTCTTGCCTCCAG CCAAGGGAGACATGCTATATTGCAGATGAAGGGCTAGCAGCTATGCGGTACAGTGGGTATCAGCCAAATGCATATTCTTGGGATGATTACCCTATCCTCAAAGACATCTTGAAGGCA GTTTATGAAGCACTTCCTGGGAGTAAATTTAATACTGTGCTGTTGAATAGATATAAAAGCGGCTCAGACTATGTGGCATGGCACTCGGATGAGGATAAGTTGTATGGCTCAACTCCAGAGATAGCTTCTGTATCATTTGGATGTGAACGGGAATTCTTGCTGCGAAAGAAACCTTCAAAAAAACCAG CTACCATTTCACTTTGTTGTAATGCATGTGCCAGCCTCCAGAGGTGCACATCAATCAAATGGGAAACAACACAAGGGCAATACAGAACAGCATGCTTTTGTTCTAAAGCATGGATCTTTGTTACTGATGAAAGGCTACACCCAACGAGATTGGGTTCATTCGGTGCCCAAGCGCATGAAAGCAGATTCTGTTAG
- the LOC135634540 gene encoding DNA oxidative demethylase ALKBH2-like isoform X1, with protein sequence MSSRIRFVEIADANPNPSGSRDKQVIDLGDGSEVVYIPRFISRDQAWEWCEYLDKEIPWTRPSIHVFGRSCLQPRETCYIADEGLAAMRYSGYQPNAYSWDDYPILKDILKAVYEALPGSKFNTVLLNRYKSGSDYVAWHSDEDKLYGSTPEIASVSFGCEREFLLRKKPSKKPASRGAHQSNGKQHKGNTEQHAFVLKHGSLLLMKGYTQRDWVHSVPKRMKADSVRINLTFRCILT encoded by the exons ATGAGTTCGAGGATTCGATTCGTCGAAATCGCGGacgctaaccctaaccctagcggtAGCAGAGATAAGCAAGTGATCGATCTCGGCGACGGCAGCGAGGTCGTCTACATACCTCGATTTATTTCCCGCGATCAGGCGTGGGAATGGTGCGAGTATCTCGACAAAGAGATCCCGTGGACGAGACCCTCGATCCACGTCTTTGGGAGGTCTTGCCTCCAG CCAAGGGAGACATGCTATATTGCAGATGAAGGGCTAGCAGCTATGCGGTACAGTGGGTATCAGCCAAATGCATATTCTTGGGATGATTACCCTATCCTCAAAGACATCTTGAAGGCA GTTTATGAAGCACTTCCTGGGAGTAAATTTAATACTGTGCTGTTGAATAGATATAAAAGCGGCTCAGACTATGTGGCATGGCACTCGGATGAGGATAAGTTGTATGGCTCAACTCCAGAGATAGCTTCTGTATCATTTGGATGTGAACGGGAATTCTTGCTGCGAAAGAAACCTTCAAAAAAACCAG CCTCCAGAGGTGCACATCAATCAAATGGGAAACAACACAAGGGCAATACAGAACAGCATGCTTTTGTTCTAAAGCATGGATCTTTGTTACTGATGAAAGGCTACACCCAACGAGATTGGGTTCATTCGGTGCCCAAGCGCATGAAAGCAGATTCTGTTAGAATCAATCTTACTTTCAGGTGCATTCTCACTTGA